The genomic segment TCTTGTTATGATTTTTATATCAGCATTTGCAAACTTTGGTAATATAAATCTATCAAATATACTTTTTATTCTTTGTAGATGTTTTGGTGTTACATCTGATCTTGTTTTTATGTATTCTTGATATATTGCTTGAAAATCTTTGTAATTTTGCTCTTGTAAAATATCTATACCATTATTTACTAATTTTTGTAACTCTGTTCTTTTTTCTCTTGCTTCGCTTAAACTCATTGTTGGATATGTTCCTATTGTATGTCGCCTACGTTTATTTGTCTTTGGACTTTTATATATAAATACAAAAGTTTTATTTCCGTTCGGAGCGACTTTAACTAACATATTAAAACCATCGCTTACAAAGTAGGGCTTATCTTTTGGTTTTAAATTTTTGATTGATATTGCAGTGAGCGAAGTAGCTATTTTAGGCATGTTTATCCCTTTTTTATTGACTCAAAACCAAATTTATTCAATTATTTTTTACAAGTCAATAAAAAAGTCAATAAAAAAATCTTAAAATCATTGAAATTTATTGAAAATCATTGAAAGGTATAAAGGCTTTAAAACTTCGATTTTATAAGGCTTTGTGAAAGGTTTTGAAAGGTATTTAAAAGTATTAGTGGCGGACAGAGAGGGATTTGAACCCTCGAGCCCCGTTAAGAGCTGCACCCTTAGCAGGGGTGTGGTTTCAGCCACTCACCCATCTGTCCATTACCAAAGATGAATTGAGATTATAGCTAAATAATATAATTTTTTGCTTAAATTTTTAATTATTTTATAATTTTATTTTATAAATACAAAAATATATTATAAAATAATCATATAAAATTATATTTTTTTGATATAATCTTTACATTGGATATTAATCTAAAATTTAAAACGTTAAAAGGAAGTAAAGTAATGAAATCAGTAAAAATTATAACATCAGTTGCATTAGCTTCTGTGTTATTTGTTGGTTGTGCAACAATTCAATTACAAACAAATGCAAAAATGAGTCAAAGTATATTTATAAATCCTGTTGCTAGTAGCAAAAAGTTAATTTTTATTGCGACAAAAAATACAAGTGGTCAAAATGTAAACATACAAAATCAAATAGAAAATCTTTTAACACAAAGAGGCTATAAAATAGTAGATGATCCAGAAATAGCAACATATATTTTAATGAGCAATATACTATATTGCGACAAAAAAAGTGAAAACAATGCAGCTGGAGCCGCAGTAACAGGTGGAGCAATAGGAAGCAGTATTGGTGCATATAACCACGGCTCTATAACAGGAACTATTGCAGGTGGAGCAATAGGAGCTGCAGTAACAGGCATAATAGGAAAACTAACAGAAGATACGATATACCAAATGCAAGTTGATATTATAGTCAGAGAAAAAGCAAAAGGAAAAGTTACTGCAAATAAAGGAAACGTTTCTGGTCAAGCAAGTGTAGCTGATAAAAGAAAATCAGGATTTTTTAATGAATTTGGTGGGGAAATAAGAAGAGATGAGGCTAGTGGAAACTTTAATTCAAACTCAACAAATTATGACAACCAAGTATTTGAAAGAGATTATACAGAACAAAAAACAACAATTTTTGCAGAAGCTACAAAAAGTGGTCTTAATTTAAACGAGGCTATACCAATCCTAGAAAATAAAATAGCTTCACAAATAGCTGGATTGTTTTAATAATTCCAAAAAGGGCTTTAAAAAAAAGCCCTTTAAACTTTAGTATACTATAACATATGCTATCTGAGAACCATGAACACCTATAATAGTTTGAAGCTCTATATCTGCTGTTCTAGATGGGCCAGTTATAAAGATTGTATTTGTTGGCAACCTTCCACCCTCTTCTTCCTTGACTTTATGCAAAGCCTCACTCAAGCTTTTAACTATAGTATCTTTTTTAACAAGCATTACACATATTTTTGGAGATAAGCTCATCATTCTTGGCTGAGTCTTGCTAGAAGCTATACAACAAGTACCATGGGAACTAACAGCATATCTTGCACTTATAATAGACATATCAAAATCAAAAATTTGTTGTTTAAACTGCTCAATAGGCTTATCGAATTTAAATTTCTTTTCTATATCTAAAGTTTCTGCATCAAAAGGTAGTTTTTCATCTGAATATATAAGATGTTTTGCGCCTTCTTTTTTGATTATGCCATTGATTTCCTCAGCTAATTTATCTTCAGTTGTTTCTACAACAATCGATCTATTTTCTGTGATTCTATCTATAAATTCCTTATACATATCACCACTTGGATCTCTTTTAATAAACTGAACTGGGTCTGCTGTTGGAGCGTCATCAATCATTTGCATATTATGCTTACCGCTTCTTATGCGGTGTAAAATTTCTTCTTTACTCATAGATTACTCCTTCCATTTTTGATATAACATCATTTGTATTAAAGTTAAATGGTGGCAAATCTTTATGCTCAAACCATAATTTTAGTACAGGAATATTTTTACCTTGTGATTGAATTAAGCCATTAAATATCCTAGCACTTGTCATAGCCGTTCGCCACATAAATCCACTTGTAGCTACCATAGTAAAACCTTTAAAACCCATTCTTTCAACAGCACTATGATTTATATTATCTGCACCATATGGAGGATTTTTACCATCTCCTACTTTGTCTCTTCTTAGTTTTCTAATCAAATCAGCTAAAGGAATTTCAACAGGACAAACTTCGCTACATCTTCCGCAAAGCGAACAAAGCGAAACAACATCTCCATTTATATCCATACCAAATATTTGAGGACTAATAACAGCACCTATAGGACCAGGATATACTGATTGATATGAGTGTCCACTAATCTTATCATAGACAGGACAGAAATTCATACAAGCACCACAGCGAATACAGCGAAGAGCCTCATAATAATCCTCATGTGCTAGCATATTTGTTCTATGATTATCAAATAAAATTATATGACACTCTTTTGGACCGTCAAGCTCACCTTCTCTTCTTGGACCTGATATAATATTATTATAGTTTGCTATAAATTGACCTGTTGCAGATGGAGTCAATAAACCAACTAGGTTAGATGCATCTTCAACAGTATCACATACTTTTTCTATACCGCAAATTGATACCAAAACATCTGGTATAGTAGTAGACATTCTACCATTACCTTCATTTTCAACTAACCATATGGCACCTTCTTCCGCTATAGCAAAGTTTGCTCCACAAATGCCTATGGTTCCGGTTTTAAAATGCTGACGCATATAATCACGAGCAATTGCATTTAATTTTTCTGGCTCATTTTCTAACGGAGCACCTATTTTTTCATGGAATATCTCACCTACTTGATATCTGTTTTTATGAATAGCTGGAACAACAATATGAACAGGTTTTTCATCAACTAATTGTATAATAACCTCTCCAAGGTCTGTTTCAAGTGATTTTTTTCCTCTTTTTTCTAGGTAGTGATTAAGGCCAACTTCTTCTGAAGCCATTGTTTTTTGTTTAATAACCTTATCAGCACCTTTTTCAAGCATAAGCTGATAAATTATCTCACATACATCATCGCCAGTATTTGCCCAGTGAACAATCCATCCGTTTTTTTTAGCTTTTTCTTCAAACTTTAATAGTCTTTCATCTAATCGATAAAGACTATTGTTTTTAGCATGTTTTGCACTATGTCTTTGTTCTTGCCAGTTATTATATTTATTCTCTATAACACGAGCTCTATTACCTTGTAACAAGTGCATAGCATCACCTAAATTTTTTCTTAATTGTTGATCATTTAAGCTTATATTTACTATATTTTTATGATTATTCATAGCGCCTCTCCTTGAATACGGTTCAATAAGAAGTCATAAAGATGTATTAGTTTTACATCTGATTTTTGGCGTTTAAGTGTGCCATATATATTTAACATACATCCACCATCCGCACTGACTAGATATTTAACACCTGCATTATTTATATCATTCATTTTCTCTATAGCCATGGCATCTGAAATTTCAGGCTCTTTTACAGAAAAAGTTCCACCAAATCCGCAACACTCTTCTTCATATTTTAACTCTACAAGTTCTACATTACTAAGCTGTTTTAATAGATTCTTGGAACTATCTATACTTTTTGCGACACGAAGTGCGTGACAATTTGAATGCCATGTTATCTTAACAGGCTCGCCTTTATCTTCATACTTAACACCTAAGACTTGATCGAGATAAACACTTAATTCAACAACACGTGAACTAAATTCCTTTATCTTTTCTTCATTTTTATCACCATGAAAAAGCTCTAAATAATCGTGCTTCATTACCCCCGTGCAAGAACCACTTGGAACCAAGATAGGATAATCACCTTTAAACAAATCAGCATTATAAAGAGCTATTTTTTTACTCTCTTCAAAATACCCTGTATTATAACTAGGTTGTCCACAACAGGTTTGATCTTTTTTATAGATCACCTCAATACCCTCTCTTTGAAGTAGCTTTATAGCACTTACCAAGGTTCTACCCATAGTAGCAGAACCAAGACAAGTCGAATAAAGATAAACTTTTTTATTCATTATACTCTCCTTTATTTTGATTGGTTATATAACACCTAATAAAACATAACCTACACCTACAGCCAAAACGGTGTAAAATAAACACGGTAATAAACTATATGTAAGTAGTCTTCCTTCGCCTTTACCAAGCAGACCAACTGTCGCACATACAGCAACTATATTATTTATACACACCATATGCCCAATAGAACCGCCAACATTTTGCAATGCTAAAATAACTTGGGTATTTAAACCCACCAATGAAGCAGTTTCATACTGAAGACCTCCGAATAAAATATTTGATACAGTATTAGAACCAGAAAAGAAACTCCCCAATATGCCTATCAATGGAGAAACTATTACATAACCTTTTCCTGATAAGTCAGCAAAGAACTTAGCCATAATCTTAACCATTGTAAAGCCTTCTTGGGTTTCATATGTAAATTTAAAATCTTTTAAAATATAAACCATTGCAACACCGGCCGCCAGAGGTATAACAGCTTTTGAAACTTGCCCAAAAGTAACACTCCAAGCAGATTTTACATCTTCAATTTTCATTTTATGTAAAAATATTATAATAATGGCAACTAAAATAAATGGTATAGTTCCTGGTAAATAAGCATACTCAAAATCATAAGCTGTCCCTGGAACATCCATAATTGCTGGAAATTCTATTTTTAAGCTTTTTAAAAAATCTTTTAATCCAAATTGCGGAATACGAGTAATAACAAGAACAAGAGATATAATCACATAAGGCAACCAAGCCATAAATAGTGACATATTTTGAGTAACAGTTTCTTTTTTTTCTGAAGATGTATTGATAGGAGCCTTCCAAAAATCTGGCCAAGTTTCAATAGGCTCAAAATCCCATTTATCTTTTGGCACTAAAAATCCAATTTTAGCAGCTAAAACCAATATACCTAAAGATATAAGACCGCCAAGCAATGCAGGTAACTCAAAACCAGCAAATTTGGCCATTAAAAAAAATGGAACTATAAAACTAATACTAGCTAATAAACAAAATGGTAAGACTGGAAGTGCATCTTTAAAACTTTTGTTTTTACCAAAAATTTTAACCATCATAGCAACAACCAAAAAAGGCACAAATAAAGCACAGACTGAATGTATAGTAGCTGTATGTATACTAACATCTTTCATATAAGCATCAAGTGCTACCGGATCAGGCAAAAAAGAATTTAAAGCCTGTTGGATACCAAAAGTTGGAGTTCCAACTGCGCCATAACTAACAGGTGAGCTATTTAAGATAAGAGTGGTTATAGCTGCACCGAAAGCAGGAAAGCCAAGTCCCACCAAAAGCGGAGCCGCTAAAGCTGCTGGAGCACCAAATCCCGCTGCACCCTCTATAAATGCTCCAAATGCCCAACCTATAATAATAACTTGAATACGACGATCTGTCGTAATCTTTGTAAATCCATTATTTATAGCATTCATGGCACCTGAATACTTCATAGTATTTAATATAAGGATCGCTCCGAATATAATTACGAGTATGTCAAAAGCTTTAAGAAAGCCAAACAAAACCCTTGCACTAAGTTCGGTAACACTAGCACCAAACGAAAAATATGAAATAAGCAGAGCAAAGGCTAAAGCGACACTAAGTGAAAGCTTTGAACTCTTTTTAAAACCTATCATCATAACAAGTATTACAATAATAGGAAAAAAAGCTAAGAAAGAATACATAAAATCTCCTTATATTAAAATCATTTTTTATTTATTTATATTTTAATAAAAAAACCAAAAAACATGCACTAAATGTGTAATTATTTTTAAGATTAAAATTAATATGTGAATATTGGTAACATAAAATAATAAACAAAATTAACAGTATTGTTATTTAAATACACTTGTGCTAATTAATAATGTTTATATTTTAATAATCAAAATCAAGAATGTGCCACTAAAAGTAACATTAGAAAAATATTTAATTTACATTTGTATTGTAATATTTAATAATTTTATTGTGAATTATAAGTGAAATATATAGAATAGAACTACCTATAATTAATTTAAACAAATCTGTGTCTTTTTGCCAAAATAATAAATTTACCAATATAGCAGCCGGTATTAAAGCATTATTCATAATAGCCAAAACTCCACTATCAACATCACAAGCGCCTTTATTCCATAAAAAATACCCTACTCCGCTTGCAACAACACCAAGCCAAATCAATGTTAAAGTCTGAGTTAAATTTGGATTTACTTTTTCAAAATTCCCAAATAAAGCAAATGCTATCAAAACAACTATAAAAGCACCAAAATAAAAATATCCAAATATATCCCTTTGATTAAATCCATTAAATTTTTCAATTAAAATTTTATATAGGCTCTGACCTGCTCCAAAGCATAAGTTTGCACCCTGAACTAACAAAAAACCTTTTAATGAATTATTATTTATGCCGTCATATTTGATAACAAATGCCCCTAAAAAAGCGATACCTATGCTAACTAGATATAATTTTTTAAATTTCAAAGAAAAAGCATCATAAACCAAAGTAACATAAAATGGAGTAAAAATAGTAAATAAAGCTACTTCTGCAACACTTAAATATAAAAAAGAATTATAATAAAACAAATACATTAAACCAATCTGCATA from the Campylobacter pinnipediorum subsp. pinnipediorum genome contains:
- a CDS encoding tyrosine-type recombinase/integrase, whose amino-acid sequence is MPKIATSLTAISIKNLKPKDKPYFVSDGFNMLVKVAPNGNKTFVFIYKSPKTNKRRRHTIGTYPTMSLSEAREKRTELQKLVNNGIDILQEQNYKDFQAIYQEYIKTRSDVTPKHLQRIKSIFDRFILPKFANADIKIITRKDIINALSPIQDKQETLKKSLIALNHFYKYALLYEDIDHNIITDIDKKRS
- a CDS encoding complement resistance protein TraT; translated protein: MKSVKIITSVALASVLFVGCATIQLQTNAKMSQSIFINPVASSKKLIFIATKNTSGQNVNIQNQIENLLTQRGYKIVDDPEIATYILMSNILYCDKKSENNAAGAAVTGGAIGSSIGAYNHGSITGTIAGGAIGAAVTGIIGKLTEDTIYQMQVDIIVREKAKGKVTANKGNVSGQASVADKRKSGFFNEFGGEIRRDEASGNFNSNSTNYDNQVFERDYTEQKTTIFAEATKSGLNLNEAIPILENKIASQIAGLF
- a CDS encoding LutC/YkgG family protein, which gives rise to MSKEEILHRIRSGKHNMQMIDDAPTADPVQFIKRDPSGDMYKEFIDRITENRSIVVETTEDKLAEEINGIIKKEGAKHLIYSDEKLPFDAETLDIEKKFKFDKPIEQFKQQIFDFDMSIISARYAVSSHGTCCIASSKTQPRMMSLSPKICVMLVKKDTIVKSLSEALHKVKEEEGGRLPTNTIFITGPSRTADIELQTIIGVHGSQIAYVIVY
- a CDS encoding LutB/LldF family L-lactate oxidation iron-sulfur protein, whose product is MNNHKNIVNISLNDQQLRKNLGDAMHLLQGNRARVIENKYNNWQEQRHSAKHAKNNSLYRLDERLLKFEEKAKKNGWIVHWANTGDDVCEIIYQLMLEKGADKVIKQKTMASEEVGLNHYLEKRGKKSLETDLGEVIIQLVDEKPVHIVVPAIHKNRYQVGEIFHEKIGAPLENEPEKLNAIARDYMRQHFKTGTIGICGANFAIAEEGAIWLVENEGNGRMSTTIPDVLVSICGIEKVCDTVEDASNLVGLLTPSATGQFIANYNNIISGPRREGELDGPKECHIILFDNHRTNMLAHEDYYEALRCIRCGACMNFCPVYDKISGHSYQSVYPGPIGAVISPQIFGMDINGDVVSLCSLCGRCSEVCPVEIPLADLIRKLRRDKVGDGKNPPYGADNINHSAVERMGFKGFTMVATSGFMWRTAMTSARIFNGLIQSQGKNIPVLKLWFEHKDLPPFNFNTNDVISKMEGVIYE
- a CDS encoding (Fe-S)-binding protein, giving the protein MNKKVYLYSTCLGSATMGRTLVSAIKLLQREGIEVIYKKDQTCCGQPSYNTGYFEESKKIALYNADLFKGDYPILVPSGSCTGVMKHDYLELFHGDKNEEKIKEFSSRVVELSVYLDQVLGVKYEDKGEPVKITWHSNCHALRVAKSIDSSKNLLKQLSNVELVELKYEEECCGFGGTFSVKEPEISDAMAIEKMNDINNAGVKYLVSADGGCMLNIYGTLKRQKSDVKLIHLYDFLLNRIQGEAL
- a CDS encoding L-lactate permease, coding for MYSFLAFFPIIVILVMMIGFKKSSKLSLSVALAFALLISYFSFGASVTELSARVLFGFLKAFDILVIIFGAILILNTMKYSGAMNAINNGFTKITTDRRIQVIIIGWAFGAFIEGAAGFGAPAALAAPLLVGLGFPAFGAAITTLILNSSPVSYGAVGTPTFGIQQALNSFLPDPVALDAYMKDVSIHTATIHSVCALFVPFLVVAMMVKIFGKNKSFKDALPVLPFCLLASISFIVPFFLMAKFAGFELPALLGGLISLGILVLAAKIGFLVPKDKWDFEPIETWPDFWKAPINTSSEKKETVTQNMSLFMAWLPYVIISLVLVITRIPQFGLKDFLKSLKIEFPAIMDVPGTAYDFEYAYLPGTIPFILVAIIIIFLHKMKIEDVKSAWSVTFGQVSKAVIPLAAGVAMVYILKDFKFTYETQEGFTMVKIMAKFFADLSGKGYVIVSPLIGILGSFFSGSNTVSNILFGGLQYETASLVGLNTQVILALQNVGGSIGHMVCINNIVAVCATVGLLGKGEGRLLTYSLLPCLFYTVLAVGVGYVLLGVI
- a CDS encoding DMT family transporter, translating into MKNLVLVTFIWAFSFSFIGEFLAGKIDSYFSVLVRVSLASIVFLPFTKFKNIPLKLSFSIMFIGAMQIGLMYLFYYNSFLYLSVAEVALFTIFTPFYVTLVYDAFSLKFKKLYLVSIGIAFLGAFVIKYDGINNNSLKGFLLVQGANLCFGAGQSLYKILIEKFNGFNQRDIFGYFYFGAFIVVLIAFALFGNFEKVNPNLTQTLTLIWLGVVASGVGYFLWNKGACDVDSGVLAIMNNALIPAAILVNLLFWQKDTDLFKLIIGSSILYISLIIHNKIIKYYNTNVN